Proteins found in one Roseovarius pelagicus genomic segment:
- a CDS encoding alpha-2-macroglobulin family protein: MLRALFSVIALIVFAAQVAAQSGFPDRRAVVTNDIDYYGSDLQAIFDTSYVTCRNACLNNPACQAFTFNSKSNACFPKSDVTKEVAYEGAYSARILPTDQAVMAQVDSRIADLEFTGSYMIENANDLARRIGGMHPAGQWSAEAMLKAAQDRLQQNDYLNAMRWTGAATSITDAADQWTEYARLSLLIQKDQNKYKYQALQASINGYLRARNDGARVNALMVLADALEKDRRGRDMVQALRLASEIQPRADVTAALDSAIAKYGFRITEHRADNEAAAPRICAEFSEPLIEAGTDYTPFVQLPDANLVVQPDERQICIDGVQHGQRYTVTFRKGLPAANGEKLIKDVELSLYIRDRSPNVSFPGRAYVLPRAVDAALPIETVNLDTVNLVLRRVSDRNLLRAMQDDYFGRPISDYQANTFEENISEEVWTGIGEVQNTLNQNMTTRLPLGDVLADQPPGIYTLGARIEGVPHYDDPGALQWFVLTDLGLTTLNGTDGLHVFARGLSDADALDGIEITLLSRANSVLGTATTDAQGHVRFDPGLSRGTDGAAPALILAKAGEQDMAFLSLTDPAFDLSDRGVEGRPPAPPVDVFLATDRGAYRAGEVIHATALARDGVAEAITGLPLTAILTRPDGVEYARHFSADDAAGGHVFDMPIAGTAPRGTWQLEIKADVDAPALATQSLLVEDFLPERIDFDLTLPEGLMQASDLPDLQVAAKYLFGAPGAGLKSEGELLLRPRRSVDEFPGYVFGRYDAQASSRASYMDSYTTDAAGNLSVPLELPEMDANDRPFEATIALRLREGSGRPVERQIKRMVAPQGSMIGIKPEFDGVVPEGGEARFSVIGLGSDLNREPMQVNWTLNRVSTRYQWYQQWGNWEWEPVTTRKRVASGSGALGDTPLTISGDVEWGRYELVVERTDGAYVAASDDFYAGWYAPADTSQTPDTLELSLDAEGYRSGDTAQLRIVPRYAGTALITVMSNRVIDMQAVEVAEGENTIPLTVTDDWGAGAYVTAQVIRPMDVAAGQNPARALGLSYAKIDPGAKSLNVSIDAPEAMTPRGSMTATVNVDGLAEGSTGYVTLAAVDVGILNLTGFDSPNPSEHYFGQRRLGVEIRDIYGRLIDGMNGAQGQVRSGGDAGNGMQMQSPPPTDELVAYFTGPIAVNADGTAEAQFDIPDFNGTVRLMAIAWSGSAVGEAAADVLVRDPVVVTASLPRFLAPGDQSRLLLEIVHATGPTGRMGLDVSAPGVTLAGNIPSGFDLDTNAKASFSLPITAGDVGDYEVQIALTTPDGKQLTKSLTLPVRSNDPAVSETRRFELAAGDTFTLDDAVFAAMKPGSGQAVISAGPLARLNAPALLQALDRYPYGCTEQVTSRAMPLLYYNQVAKALNLGNDAQIALRIEQSIERVLTRQTSGGAFGLWRAESGDFWLDSYVADFLSRARAEGHDVPDRAFTMAMDNLRNRLNYAPDFDNGGQDVAYALMVLAREGAARMGDLRYYADVKAGDFATPLALAQLGAALASYGDQTRADRMFRAAVDRMSKTATDEGQLWRADYGTQYRDRAGVLALIVEAGSQAADTTQLASELGRTGPHMSTQEQAWTLLAARALIDDPSANGLTLNGEAVAGPFVRMVEAETLTPQAIRNTGGTATDITLTTLGVPQIPEAAGGYGYRIERSYYDLDGNAATLDNVSSGARLVAVIKVLPAGKGEARLIINDPLPAGLEIDNPNLLRSGDVRSLDWLKTANAEHSEFRSDRFIAAVDWRSNDPLTLAYIVRAISPGSYHHPAATVEDMYRPRYRAHTDTGAMTVAE, translated from the coding sequence ATGCTCCGCGCATTGTTTTCCGTAATCGCCTTGATCGTCTTTGCTGCCCAAGTGGCGGCGCAATCCGGATTTCCCGACCGACGCGCTGTCGTGACCAATGATATTGATTACTACGGCTCGGATTTGCAGGCAATTTTTGACACCAGCTATGTCACCTGCCGAAATGCCTGCCTGAACAATCCCGCGTGTCAGGCGTTCACTTTCAATTCCAAATCCAACGCCTGCTTCCCCAAGAGCGATGTCACCAAGGAAGTGGCCTATGAAGGCGCGTATTCCGCGCGTATTCTGCCCACCGATCAGGCAGTTATGGCCCAAGTGGACAGCCGCATCGCCGATCTGGAGTTCACTGGCAGCTACATGATCGAAAACGCCAATGATCTGGCGCGTCGCATCGGCGGCATGCACCCCGCCGGACAATGGTCGGCCGAGGCAATGCTCAAGGCGGCGCAGGATCGCCTGCAACAAAATGACTACCTCAACGCAATGCGCTGGACCGGGGCGGCCACATCCATCACCGATGCCGCCGATCAATGGACCGAATACGCCCGGCTGTCGCTACTGATTCAGAAAGACCAGAACAAGTATAAATATCAGGCGCTTCAGGCGTCCATCAATGGCTATCTGCGCGCCCGCAATGACGGCGCGCGCGTCAATGCGCTGATGGTGCTGGCCGACGCATTGGAAAAGGATCGCCGCGGGCGGGACATGGTTCAGGCCTTGCGTCTGGCCAGCGAAATTCAGCCGCGAGCGGATGTGACCGCCGCGCTGGATAGCGCCATCGCCAAATACGGCTTTCGCATCACCGAACACCGCGCCGATAACGAGGCAGCCGCACCACGCATCTGCGCCGAATTTTCCGAACCTCTGATCGAGGCCGGTACAGATTACACGCCCTTTGTGCAGCTTCCCGACGCCAATCTCGTGGTCCAGCCTGACGAACGTCAGATTTGCATCGACGGCGTCCAGCACGGGCAGCGTTACACCGTCACCTTCCGCAAGGGCCTGCCTGCGGCGAATGGCGAAAAGCTGATCAAGGATGTCGAACTGTCGCTGTATATCCGCGACCGCTCGCCCAATGTCAGCTTTCCAGGGCGCGCCTATGTGCTGCCCCGCGCCGTCGACGCGGCCCTGCCGATCGAGACCGTGAACCTCGACACGGTCAATCTGGTCCTGCGCCGCGTCAGTGACCGCAACCTGCTGCGCGCCATGCAGGACGATTATTTCGGCCGCCCGATCAGCGACTATCAGGCCAACACGTTCGAAGAGAACATCTCAGAGGAAGTCTGGACCGGCATCGGCGAGGTACAGAACACCCTCAACCAGAATATGACCACCCGCCTGCCACTGGGCGACGTGCTGGCCGACCAACCGCCGGGTATTTACACGCTGGGTGCGCGGATCGAAGGCGTTCCGCACTATGATGATCCCGGCGCGCTGCAATGGTTCGTCCTGACCGATCTGGGCCTCACCACGCTCAACGGCACCGACGGGCTGCATGTGTTTGCCCGCGGCCTGTCTGATGCGGACGCACTGGACGGGATCGAAATCACCCTGCTGTCGCGCGCTAACAGCGTACTGGGCACCGCCACCACCGATGCCCAAGGCCACGTACGCTTTGACCCCGGTCTGTCGCGCGGCACCGACGGCGCGGCACCGGCGCTGATCCTTGCCAAGGCCGGCGAACAGGACATGGCGTTCCTGTCGCTGACCGACCCGGCATTTGACCTGTCCGATCGTGGCGTCGAGGGACGCCCACCAGCCCCGCCGGTCGATGTGTTTCTTGCCACCGATCGCGGTGCCTATCGCGCGGGCGAGGTGATCCATGCCACGGCACTGGCCCGTGATGGCGTCGCCGAGGCCATCACCGGCCTGCCTTTGACCGCGATTCTGACCCGCCCCGACGGGGTGGAATACGCGCGCCACTTCTCTGCCGATGATGCGGCGGGCGGGCACGTCTTTGACATGCCTATCGCGGGCACCGCCCCGCGCGGCACATGGCAGTTGGAAATCAAGGCTGACGTTGACGCCCCCGCGCTGGCAACACAGTCACTGCTGGTCGAGGATTTCCTGCCCGAACGGATCGACTTTGACCTGACTCTGCCGGAGGGCCTGATGCAGGCCAGCGATCTGCCCGACTTGCAGGTTGCCGCCAAATACCTCTTTGGCGCACCCGGCGCGGGCCTGAAATCCGAGGGCGAATTGCTGTTGCGCCCCCGCCGCAGCGTCGACGAATTCCCCGGCTACGTCTTTGGCCGCTACGACGCGCAGGCCTCCAGCCGTGCGTCCTATATGGACAGCTATACCACTGACGCCGCAGGCAACCTGTCCGTGCCGCTGGAACTGCCCGAAATGGACGCCAACGATCGTCCGTTCGAGGCCACCATCGCCCTGCGCCTGCGCGAAGGCTCTGGCCGCCCGGTAGAGCGCCAGATTAAACGCATGGTCGCCCCCCAAGGGTCGATGATCGGCATCAAGCCAGAATTCGACGGCGTCGTGCCCGAAGGCGGCGAAGCACGCTTTAGCGTCATTGGCCTCGGATCTGATCTGAACCGCGAACCGATGCAGGTCAACTGGACTCTGAACCGCGTCAGCACCCGCTATCAATGGTATCAGCAATGGGGCAATTGGGAGTGGGAACCAGTTACGACCCGCAAGCGGGTTGCCTCTGGCAGCGGCGCATTGGGCGATACCCCGCTGACGATCTCCGGCGATGTGGAATGGGGCCGCTACGAGCTGGTCGTGGAACGCACCGATGGGGCTTATGTTGCCGCATCTGACGATTTCTACGCAGGCTGGTACGCCCCTGCCGATACCAGCCAGACGCCCGATACGCTGGAACTGTCACTTGATGCCGAGGGCTATCGCTCTGGCGATACCGCACAACTTCGGATCGTACCGCGTTATGCGGGCACCGCGCTGATCACCGTGATGTCCAATCGCGTGATCGACATGCAGGCGGTCGAAGTTGCCGAGGGCGAAAACACCATCCCTCTGACGGTCACGGATGACTGGGGCGCCGGTGCCTATGTCACGGCGCAGGTGATCCGCCCGATGGATGTGGCCGCCGGTCAGAACCCGGCGCGTGCGCTGGGCCTGAGCTATGCCAAGATTGATCCGGGTGCCAAATCTCTGAACGTCAGCATTGACGCCCCCGAGGCGATGACACCACGCGGATCAATGACCGCGACCGTTAATGTGGACGGACTGGCAGAGGGCAGCACTGGCTATGTGACCCTCGCTGCCGTGGATGTGGGCATTCTGAACCTTACCGGGTTCGACAGCCCCAACCCGTCCGAACACTACTTTGGCCAACGCCGCCTTGGCGTGGAAATTCGCGATATCTATGGCCGTCTCATCGACGGAATGAATGGCGCGCAGGGGCAGGTCCGTTCGGGCGGTGACGCAGGCAACGGGATGCAGATGCAATCGCCGCCCCCGACGGACGAGTTGGTGGCCTATTTCACCGGCCCGATAGCCGTGAATGCCGATGGCACCGCAGAGGCGCAGTTTGACATCCCCGATTTCAACGGCACCGTACGCCTAATGGCAATCGCGTGGTCAGGCAGCGCAGTCGGCGAGGCCGCAGCCGATGTGCTGGTGCGTGACCCGGTCGTTGTGACCGCGTCACTGCCCCGGTTCCTCGCTCCGGGCGACCAAAGCCGCCTGTTGCTGGAAATCGTACATGCCACCGGCCCCACAGGCCGCATGGGCCTTGATGTCAGTGCTCCGGGCGTCACGCTTGCGGGCAATATCCCGTCAGGTTTCGATCTGGACACCAACGCCAAGGCATCCTTCAGCCTGCCTATCACCGCTGGCGATGTTGGCGATTACGAGGTGCAGATCGCGCTGACCACACCCGATGGCAAGCAGTTGACCAAATCGCTGACCTTACCCGTACGGTCCAATGATCCGGCCGTATCTGAAACCCGCCGGTTCGAACTGGCGGCAGGCGATACGTTCACACTGGATGACGCTGTCTTTGCCGCGATGAAGCCCGGCAGCGGACAGGCGGTGATTTCCGCCGGACCGCTGGCGCGGCTCAATGCGCCCGCGCTCTTGCAGGCGCTTGACCGCTACCCCTATGGCTGTACCGAGCAGGTGACGTCGCGCGCCATGCCCCTGCTTTACTATAACCAAGTGGCAAAGGCGCTGAACCTCGGCAATGACGCGCAGATCGCCCTGCGCATCGAGCAGAGCATCGAACGTGTCCTGACCCGTCAGACCTCGGGTGGGGCGTTTGGCCTGTGGCGCGCGGAATCGGGTGACTTCTGGCTTGATTCCTACGTCGCCGACTTCCTCAGCCGCGCCCGCGCCGAAGGGCACGACGTCCCCGACCGCGCGTTCACGATGGCGATGGATAACCTGCGCAACCGGCTGAACTATGCACCCGACTTCGACAATGGTGGTCAGGATGTCGCCTATGCGCTGATGGTGTTGGCCCGCGAAGGTGCCGCCCGCATGGGTGACCTGCGCTACTACGCCGACGTCAAGGCAGGCGATTTCGCCACGCCGCTGGCACTGGCACAGCTGGGTGCGGCACTCGCGTCATACGGAGATCAAACCCGCGCCGACCGGATGTTCCGCGCGGCGGTCGACCGCATGTCGAAGACCGCCACGGACGAAGGCCAGCTCTGGCGCGCCGATTACGGCACGCAATACCGTGATCGGGCCGGCGTTCTGGCGCTGATCGTCGAGGCGGGCAGTCAGGCCGCCGATACCACCCAACTGGCCAGCGAACTGGGCCGCACCGGTCCGCATATGTCCACGCAGGAACAGGCATGGACCCTGCTGGCGGCGCGCGCGCTGATCGACGATCCGTCCGCGAACGGACTGACCCTGAACGGCGAGGCCGTTGCCGGTCCTTTCGTGCGCATGGTCGAGGCCGAAACGCTGACACCTCAGGCGATCCGCAACACCGGTGGTACAGCGACCGACATCACGCTGACCACCCTCGGCGTGCCGCAGATACCTGAGGCAGCTGGCGGATACGGCTACCGGATCGAACGCAGCTACTACGATCTGGACGGCAACGCGGCAACGCTGGACAATGTCAGCAGCGGCGCGCGTCTGGTCGCAGTGATCAAGGTGCTGCCCGCCGGCAAGGGCGAGGCCCGGTTGATCATCAACGATCCGCTGCCCGCAGGGCTGGAGATCGACAACCCGAACCTGCTGCGCTCGGGCGATGTGCGCTCGCTTGATTGGCTAAAAACCGCCAATGCCGAGCATTCCGAGTTCCGCTCGGACCGCTTTATTGCCGCTGTCGACTGGCGCAGTAATGATCCGCTCACACTGGCCTACATCGTACGCGCCATATCACCGGGCAGCTACCATCACCCGGCGGCAACGGTCGAGGATATGTATCGCCCCCGATACCGGGCCCATACCGACACCGGCGCAATGACTGTCGCCGAATAA
- a CDS encoding response regulator yields the protein MSLANKLAQERRSRLAAERLLEQKQAELHEANRKLGHHARKLSDEIVVTRAKVQTVQDENQRVKSDLTVANEKVEIAERRLWHSIEAIQDGFAFFDDNSRMVAANPAYMAVFEGLEDIRPGVSYVEILQFLTEEGIVDIGDQRPAAWRETMLDRWQSPEPEQAIIRLWTGAYIKLIDRRGHGGDVVSLALNISDTVRYEEQLKEARRKAEAANRAKSSFLANMSHEIRTPMNGVVGMAELLQDTRLTDEQLLYANTIKNSGEALLVIINDVLDYSKIEAEKLVLHPEPFDLERCIHELIMLMHPKARDQGLDVVLDYDLFLATEFIGDPGRLRQVLTNLMGNAIKFTKVGQVVVRVTGVPDAESGNVTVHVAVEDTGIGIPADKIDHVFGEFNQVDDERNRMFEGTGLGLAISQKLIRLMGGEIWADSVEGVGSTFGFQITMPVAGCDAPAKPALSGMLQRVMVVDGTEISRMIVQKQLALLGVETVCCANAVEALEQLDGRIDLVLSDHMMPDMDGLALTMAIRESGNDVPIIIQSANTGQIESDAARNELCAVLHKPVARQELFATLAGLEDVLRRDVRTAAAPVVDIGAAGLSPESTPRQRTPQPSAQRSMRVLAAEDNRTNRLVFGKMVKALDITLEFAANGHEAVDLYQSFAPDIVFMDISMPGMDGKEATQAIRKLEKISGGHVPIIAMTAHALNGDDESILAAGLDHYMTKPLRKALIHDHIRNACPDGVRAPLAEIDSA from the coding sequence ATGAGCCTTGCCAATAAATTGGCGCAGGAACGGCGCTCCAGACTGGCTGCGGAGCGGCTGTTGGAGCAAAAACAGGCTGAGTTGCACGAGGCCAATCGCAAACTGGGGCATCACGCCCGCAAGCTGTCCGATGAGATCGTCGTCACCCGCGCCAAGGTGCAGACGGTTCAGGACGAAAACCAGCGCGTGAAATCCGATCTGACGGTGGCCAATGAGAAGGTCGAGATCGCCGAGCGGCGGCTGTGGCATTCGATCGAGGCTATTCAGGACGGCTTTGCCTTTTTTGATGACAACAGCCGCATGGTGGCAGCAAATCCCGCGTATATGGCCGTTTTTGAAGGGCTGGAGGATATACGGCCCGGTGTCAGCTATGTGGAAATCCTGCAATTTCTGACCGAAGAAGGTATCGTCGATATTGGCGATCAAAGGCCCGCCGCATGGCGTGAAACGATGCTGGATCGCTGGCAGAGCCCGGAACCCGAGCAGGCCATCATCCGATTGTGGACTGGGGCGTATATCAAACTGATCGACCGACGCGGGCATGGCGGCGATGTGGTCAGTCTGGCGCTGAACATCTCTGATACGGTGCGCTACGAAGAGCAACTGAAAGAGGCGCGGCGCAAGGCCGAGGCGGCAAACCGGGCGAAATCATCGTTCCTCGCGAATATGAGCCACGAGATTCGCACGCCGATGAATGGTGTCGTCGGCATGGCAGAGTTGTTGCAGGATACCCGACTGACTGACGAGCAGTTGCTTTACGCCAATACGATCAAGAATTCGGGCGAGGCGTTGTTGGTGATCATCAATGATGTGCTCGATTACTCCAAGATTGAGGCCGAGAAGCTGGTTCTGCATCCCGAGCCGTTTGATCTGGAACGGTGTATTCACGAATTGATCATGTTGATGCACCCCAAGGCGCGTGATCAGGGTTTGGACGTCGTGCTGGACTATGACCTGTTCCTTGCCACCGAATTCATCGGTGATCCGGGGCGGTTGCGGCAGGTCCTGACCAATCTGATGGGTAATGCGATCAAGTTTACCAAGGTCGGGCAGGTCGTGGTCCGCGTGACCGGCGTGCCGGATGCTGAGTCCGGGAATGTAACGGTGCATGTCGCGGTCGAGGATACCGGGATCGGTATTCCGGCTGACAAGATCGATCATGTGTTTGGGGAGTTCAACCAAGTCGATGATGAGCGCAATCGCATGTTCGAGGGCACCGGGCTGGGATTGGCGATTTCACAAAAACTGATTCGTCTGATGGGTGGTGAAATCTGGGCCGATTCAGTCGAGGGCGTGGGATCGACCTTTGGCTTTCAGATTACGATGCCGGTGGCGGGCTGCGACGCCCCTGCAAAGCCCGCGCTTTCGGGGATGTTGCAGCGTGTGATGGTGGTGGACGGCACTGAAATCAGTCGGATGATCGTGCAAAAGCAGTTGGCGCTGCTGGGGGTTGAGACCGTCTGCTGCGCGAATGCAGTCGAGGCGCTGGAGCAGCTGGACGGGCGGATAGATCTGGTGCTGAGCGATCACATGATGCCCGATATGGATGGGTTGGCCCTGACAATGGCAATTCGCGAGTCCGGCAATGACGTGCCAATCATCATCCAGAGCGCGAACACCGGGCAGATCGAAAGTGATGCGGCGCGCAACGAGCTATGCGCGGTGCTGCACAAGCCTGTCGCTCGACAAGAATTGTTCGCGACGCTGGCTGGGTTGGAGGATGTATTGCGGCGCGACGTGCGCACAGCGGCGGCGCCGGTCGTGGATATCGGCGCTGCAGGATTGTCGCCTGAATCGACGCCGAGACAAAGAACCCCACAGCCGAGCGCGCAGCGCAGTATGCGCGTGCTGGCCGCAGAGGATAACCGGACCAATCGGCTGGTCTTTGGCAAGATGGTCAAGGCGCTGGATATCACTCTGGAGTTCGCCGCCAATGGCCACGAAGCTGTCGACCTCTATCAGAGTTTTGCGCCGGATATCGTGTTCATGGATATTTCGATGCCCGGTATGGATGGCAAGGAGGCGACGCAGGCTATTCGAAAACTGGAGAAAATATCGGGCGGTCATGTTCCGATCATCGCGATGACAGCACATGCATTGAACGGCGATGACGAAAGTATTCTGGCTGCGGGGCTGGATCACTACATGACCAAACCGCTGCGCAAGGCGCTGATTCACGACCATATCCGCAACGCTTGCCCTGACGGGGTGCGCGCGCCGTTGGCAGAGATTGATAGTGCCTAG
- the yaaA gene encoding peroxide stress protein YaaA, whose amino-acid sequence MLVVVSPAKKLDMNPAEGITATTPAFLDEAEALVEHARQLTEADLQKLMKISAPLAKLNADRFRDFGTMDSKPAALAFAGDTYQGLEASTLSEDEMRYAQDHLRILSGLYGALRPLDAIQPYRLEMGSRLKTPRGASLYDWWGAKISRSLNAQAAETASDVLVNCASQEYFGAVDTDALDLRVITPVFMEERAGTPKIISFFAKKARGAMARYIVQHRLRDVGALHAFDVGGYAFQPDMSEVDRPVFVRKEVAAKAA is encoded by the coding sequence ATGCTCGTCGTCGTCTCACCCGCCAAAAAGCTCGATATGAACCCGGCAGAGGGGATTACCGCCACCACGCCCGCGTTTCTGGACGAGGCAGAGGCACTGGTCGAACACGCCCGCCAGTTGACCGAGGCCGATCTGCAAAAGCTGATGAAGATCAGCGCGCCGCTGGCCAAGCTCAACGCCGACCGGTTCCGCGATTTCGGCACGATGGACAGCAAACCAGCAGCGCTCGCCTTTGCCGGGGACACCTATCAGGGGCTAGAGGCCAGCACCCTCAGCGAGGACGAAATGCGTTACGCGCAGGATCATCTGCGCATCCTTTCCGGCCTTTATGGTGCCCTGCGCCCACTCGATGCGATACAGCCTTACCGCCTTGAAATGGGTAGTCGGCTCAAGACCCCGCGCGGCGCATCGCTCTATGATTGGTGGGGCGCGAAAATCTCGCGGTCCCTGAATGCCCAGGCGGCAGAGACCGCCAGCGACGTGTTGGTGAATTGCGCCAGTCAGGAATATTTCGGCGCAGTGGACACCGACGCGCTCGACCTGCGCGTGATCACCCCCGTTTTCATGGAAGAGCGCGCCGGCACCCCAAAGATCATCAGCTTCTTTGCCAAGAAAGCCCGCGGTGCCATGGCGCGCTACATCGTGCAACACCGCCTGCGCGATGTCGGCGCGCTCCACGCATTCGATGTGGGCGGCTACGCATTCCAGCCGGATATGTCCGAGGTGGACCGCCCGGTGTTTGTCCGCAAAGAAGTAGCCGCCAAGGCGGCCTAG
- the recQ gene encoding DNA helicase RecQ gives MSGAATLLRDVFGFDAFRPGQEDIVSAVADGQNVLAIMPTGGGKSLCFQLPALMREGVTVVISPLIALMRDQVRALRAAGVEAGALTSGNTEEETEDVWRALDDGRLKLLYIAPERLAAGSSLNMLRRIGVSMIAVDEAHCVSQWGHDFRPDYLRIGELRRALNVPLAAFTATADAETQAEIVQKLFDGTPPATFLHGFDRPNIHLAFAAKDGPRRQIMDFAAARKGQSGIVYCGTRARTETLAQALGQAGHSSCAYHGGMDADARRHVEHRFNTEDGLIVVATVAFGMGVDKPDIRWVAHADLPKSIEAYYQEIGRSGRDGAPAETLTLFGPDDIRLRRSQIDEGLAPPERRAADHTRLNALLGLAEALKCRRVQLLGYFGEDAAPCGNCDLCDSPPATFDGTEAVRKALSAILRTGEYFGAGHLIDVLTGKVTDKVSARGHDALPTFGVGRDIARPMWQGIFRQMMGHDLIRPDPERHGALRMTDPAVPILKGEAQITLRQDTLTSKARRPAVKALVSDEDAPLLSALKAKRRAFAEAARVPAYVVFNDRTLIEMAEARPENLDQMARIGGVGAKKLDQYGDAFLAVINGEAAQMHPSRRKLAGRDAGDLYDRLTEVGSQLSRGTDGLEKPLSCSASLITRIAETRPRDPAQMARILGDKRAERFGDAFLDVLHGNP, from the coding sequence ATGTCAGGCGCCGCCACGCTTTTGCGCGATGTTTTCGGATTCGATGCCTTCCGGCCCGGTCAGGAGGATATCGTTTCAGCAGTCGCAGACGGGCAGAACGTGCTGGCGATCATGCCCACTGGTGGCGGAAAATCACTGTGTTTCCAACTACCAGCCCTGATGCGCGAGGGTGTGACTGTCGTCATCTCGCCGCTCATCGCGTTGATGCGCGATCAGGTCCGTGCCCTGCGCGCTGCCGGTGTCGAGGCGGGCGCGCTGACCTCGGGCAATACCGAAGAAGAGACCGAAGACGTCTGGCGCGCACTGGACGATGGGCGGCTCAAACTCCTCTATATCGCGCCTGAACGGCTTGCTGCCGGATCGTCGTTGAACATGCTGCGCCGCATCGGCGTCAGCATGATCGCTGTGGACGAGGCTCATTGCGTCAGCCAATGGGGCCACGATTTCCGCCCCGATTACCTGCGCATCGGTGAATTGCGCCGCGCACTGAATGTCCCGCTCGCCGCGTTCACCGCCACGGCAGATGCCGAAACGCAGGCCGAGATCGTGCAGAAACTGTTCGATGGCACACCCCCGGCCACTTTCCTGCACGGGTTTGACCGTCCCAACATCCATCTGGCCTTTGCGGCCAAGGATGGACCGCGTCGGCAGATCATGGATTTCGCCGCTGCGCGCAAAGGTCAATCCGGCATCGTCTATTGCGGCACCCGCGCGCGCACAGAAACACTGGCACAGGCATTGGGTCAGGCCGGGCATTCATCCTGCGCCTATCACGGCGGCATGGACGCCGACGCGCGCCGCCATGTCGAACACCGCTTTAACACCGAGGACGGCCTTATCGTCGTCGCCACCGTCGCCTTTGGTATGGGCGTGGACAAGCCCGACATCAGATGGGTCGCCCACGCCGATCTGCCGAAATCTATCGAAGCCTATTATCAGGAAATCGGCCGTTCTGGCCGTGATGGGGCCCCCGCCGAAACGCTCACGCTCTTTGGCCCTGACGACATCCGCCTGCGCCGGTCCCAAATTGACGAAGGGCTGGCCCCACCAGAACGCCGCGCTGCCGATCACACTCGCCTGAATGCCCTCTTGGGTCTGGCTGAGGCGCTGAAATGTCGCCGCGTGCAGCTACTGGGTTATTTTGGCGAAGATGCCGCGCCCTGCGGCAATTGCGATCTCTGTGACAGCCCCCCCGCCACCTTTGACGGGACAGAAGCAGTGCGCAAGGCGCTCTCGGCGATCCTGCGCACCGGCGAATATTTTGGCGCAGGCCACCTGATCGACGTTCTCACTGGTAAGGTCACGGACAAGGTCAGCGCGCGCGGCCATGACGCTCTGCCCACCTTTGGCGTCGGCCGCGACATCGCCCGCCCCATGTGGCAGGGCATATTCCGCCAGATGATGGGCCACGACCTGATCCGTCCCGACCCCGAACGCCACGGCGCCCTGCGCATGACCGACCCTGCGGTGCCGATCCTCAAGGGCGAGGCGCAAATCACCCTGCGACAGGACACGCTGACATCGAAAGCCCGCCGCCCGGCGGTCAAGGCATTGGTTTCCGACGAGGACGCGCCGCTGCTCTCTGCGCTCAAGGCCAAACGCCGCGCCTTTGCCGAGGCCGCGCGCGTACCGGCCTACGTAGTGTTCAATGACCGCACCCTGATCGAAATGGCCGAGGCGCGCCCCGAAAATCTGGACCAGATGGCACGCATCGGCGGTGTCGGCGCGAAAAAGCTGGATCAATACGGTGACGCCTTTCTCGCCGTGATCAACGGCGAAGCGGCCCAGATGCACCCCAGCCGCCGCAAGCTGGCCGGTCGCGACGCTGGCGACCTATATGATCGTCTGACAGAAGTCGGCTCGCAACTCTCGCGCGGGACCGACGGATTGGAAAAACCCCTCAGTTGCTCCGCCTCCCTGATCACCCGCATCGCCGAAACCCGCCCGCGTGATCCGGCACAGATGGCACGTATTCTGGGCGACAAGCGCGCCGAACGGTTCGGCGATGCATTTCTGGACGTTCTGCACGGTAACCCCTAA
- a CDS encoding YggT family protein — protein sequence MTSLFQIIMLILDILWFVIIAHVIMSWLINFQVLNMRQPLVAQIWGGLERLLDPIYSRIRRILPPMSGIDLAPLVALVAVYALRIVLFNNATAFY from the coding sequence ATGACATCGCTATTTCAGATCATCATGTTGATCCTTGATATCCTGTGGTTCGTGATCATCGCCCATGTGATCATGTCGTGGTTGATCAACTTTCAGGTGCTGAACATGCGTCAGCCATTGGTCGCACAGATCTGGGGCGGTCTGGAACGTCTGCTTGACCCGATCTACAGCCGCATCCGCCGCATCCTGCCGCCGATGTCCGGCATCGACCTTGCCCCTCTTGTGGCACTGGTCGCGGTCTATGCATTGCGGATCGTGCTGTTCAACAACGCTACAGCGTTTTACTGA